One genomic region from Zalophus californianus isolate mZalCal1 chromosome 12, mZalCal1.pri.v2, whole genome shotgun sequence encodes:
- the LOC113911146 gene encoding 60S ribosomal protein L38-like, whose amino-acid sequence MPRKIEEIKDFLLTARRKDAKSVKIKKNKDYVKFKVRCSRYLYTLVITDKEKAEKLKQSLPPGLAVKELK is encoded by the coding sequence ATGCCTCGCAAAATCGAGGAAATCAAGGACTTTTTGCTCACGGCCAGGCGAAAGGATGCCAAATCCGTcaagatcaagaaaaataagGATTATGTGAAGTTTAAAGTTCGGTGCAGCAGATACCTTTACACCTTGGTCATCACGGacaaggagaaggcagagaaactgaagcagtccTTGCCCCCAGGTTTGGCAGTGAAGGAGCTGAAGTGA